Genomic DNA from Archangium lipolyticum:
TGTGGGCCCTCAACCAGCGTCTGGGACTCACCCGGATGATGACGCTCGGCGCGCCGGGCCAGGGCAACGGACCGGCGACGGGAGACCTCATGCGCAGCGATCACGCTCCCTTCTGGCTGGCCGGCAAGCCGGCGATCTTCCTCGGAGACACGGCCGATCTGCGAAGCCCCCACTACCACCGGCCCACGGATACGCCCGACACCCTCGACACCGCCTTCGTCGCCGAGGTGGTGAGGCTGTCGGCCGTGTCGCTCGCCTACTGGGCGGGAGGTGTCCGATGAAGGCGCTTGCGCTGGGGTCGCTGCTCGGTGCGCTGTACCTCCTCCCCTTCCGCGCCCATGCACAGGAGCCCGAGGCCCATCGGCTCTCGGTCTATCTCCGGGGTGGCGTCTCGGCCGTGCTCGCCCCCTCGCGCGCCATGGGAGGACTGGGCGTTGGCGTGGGCGTGCGCGACGTGCTGAAGGACCGGTTCATCCTCCAGGCGGACGTGAGCTACCTCACGCTGCTCGGACACGTGGGCGAGGTGCGCCTGGGAGCGGGTGTGCAGCGAGGCGGCACCTGGTCGCCCGCGGCGCTCGCCACGGTGTCGGTGCTGATGGGGGATGCCCTGACCACGCGCACCGTGGACATTCCACGAACACCCCGAGGGCCGGCCGGAGCGCTCGGGGTGGTGCTGGCACCGCTGCGCTTCTGCTCGGACGCGGGCAGCTGCGTGTCGGTGTTGGAGCTGGGCGCGGGGTATGGGACGGACTTCGCCACCGCGGGCCCCTCCATCCAGGTGGGGCTGATGGAGCTGGCACTCGCCTTCTGAAGGACTACCCGGCGAGCAAACGGCCCACTTCCATGAGGAGTTGGTCGAGCTCGAAGGGCTTGCGCAGGAAGGCGGAGGGCTTGCAGTCCGGGGGGATGCTGGAGCGGGGCATGGCACTCATCAGGAGCACCGGCAGGTCCTGGTACGCGGGGTCCGCCCGGAGGGCCAGCAGCATCTCCCGCCCATCCATCACCGGCATCATGTAGTCGAGCAGGACGAGGTCGGGCCGTTTCTCGGCGATGCGCTTGAGGCCGTCCTTGCCGTTGCGAGCAACCAGGACGAGATAGCCCTCTTCGCTCAACAGATCCGTGAGCGCATCGGTGATGCCAACCTCGTCGTCCACCACGAGGAGGATCTTCACGGCTACCGGCTCCGCTTCTTGAGCAGGCCCTTGCGCTTGGACCGTGGCGGGTCCTCCACCTTCGCATTACCCGTCAGGATGGACTGGGCACTGTGGAAGGTGTCGGCGAGCTCGATCCCCTGGGAGGTGATGCGGAACTCCCGGAGGGAGGAGTCGTAGTCGCTATCACGCACCTTGACGATGGACAGCATCCGGTAGAGCTGCGAGCGCAGCTCCACGAAGCGCAGGAAGAGGATGTTCTCGACGAGGCTCGAGACACCACTGATCGGCAGCCTCACCTCGGAGGTGAACATGTCTTGCAGCTCGCTGGTGTACACCGTGGTGACGCCCAACACCCGCAGCTCATTGGTGAGCGCGGCCAGGAAGTGGCTGATGCGCTCGGGATGGGCGGCCGACTGCATGAAGCCGTCCACCCCGTCGATGAAGAGCCTCTTCACGCCCCGCTCGTGCACCGCCGCGAGGAGCTTGTTGCCGAGCCCATCGAGGATGCGCTCGGTGGGTGGATACCACAGCATGTCGAAGACACCCTGGGCCTGCTTCTTCGCCAGATCGAGCCCCAGCGCCCGGGCCTTGAGGAAGATGCGCGGCGGCGTCTCGTAGAAGCCGAAGAGGAGGCCCGGCTCCGACTTGCTCGACTCGTCGAGGAACTGCAATCCGAACGTCGTCTTGCCCGCCCCGGTGGGACCGAAGAGGACGGAGGAGGACGCGCACGGAAGGCCCCCCTTGAGCATCCGGTCCAGCTGGGCGATTCCCGTCGACACCCGCTCCGTCTTGCAGGGGTCCTCGCGGGACGGCTCCTGCAAGAGCGCCTCGATGCGCGGGAGCACCACGATGCCGTCGCGGGTGATTTGAAAGGCGTGGCCGCCGCGCAGGTAGCTGCTGCCCCGGAACTTCTTCACCTCCAGCTCGCGCTCCGCGCGCCGGCCCAGCCGGTTGTCGGTGAGCTCGAGCACGCCGTCCACCATGGTGTGCTCTGGCCCCACCGGCTCCGAGCTCGCGCTGGTGAGCAGCAGGATGGTGCAGCCGGCGAAGCTGGCGTGGATCTGCAGCTCGTGGATGAACTTCTTGAAGTCCTTCTTCGTCTCGGCGCTCTCCTCCACCGTCACCAGGCCGTCCACCACGAGCAGGGTGGCCTTGCGCGCACGTACCTCGCGCCGGAGCACCTCCACGAGCCCCTTCAAACCGCCCCCTTCCAGCGTCGAGAAGGCGCTCAGGTAGGAGATCTGCTCGGGGATGCGTGACGCATCGTAGAAGGAGAGCGGCTCGAGGTTGAAGAGCAGGCGCTCGTGCGTCTCCGCCAGCAGCGTGGTGTAGAGGACGCGGCCTCCTTGCGCGGCATGATGGAAGCACATCTGGTTGGCGAGGATGGTCTTCCCCGCCCCGGGGCGGCCCTGGAACATGTACACGCCCCGGCGCAGGAAGCCGCCGTGCAGCACGAGGTCCAGGCCTGGTATCCCCGTGGGAACCCTGTCTTGGGGCCGCTCCGTCATCGGCTCGCGCATCCCGCCTTTCCTCCTTCCGTTCCGCTCAAACTATCCATCACGCGGAAGTCTCACCGTGAAGGTCGTACCCTCGTTGACGCTCGACCGCACGCTGATCTTGCCGCCGTGCGCCTGCACGAGGTGGTAGGTGATGTGAAGGCCCAGGCCCATGCTGCGGCCTCCATCGGGCCGCGCATTGCGGCCCCGCTGAAAGGGCTCGAACAGCCGGGGCAGATCCTCCGCGGGGATGGGAGCACCCCCGTTGTGCACCTCGAGCACCACGTCCCTTCCTTCTCCCCATGTCCGCACCCGGACGGGAGCCTCCTCGGGGGTGTGCTGTAGCGCATTGAGGACGAGGTTCTGCACCACCTGGGAGAGGCGGTCCGCGTCCCAGGCTCCCCGCCCGTCGCCGGAGCGCTCCACCGCCACGTGACGCTCGGGCCGGGTGACGCGCACCTCGTCCACCACCTGGGCGACGAGGAGATGGAGGTCCACGGCCTGGCCGCGCTCCACCGCGATGCCGCCGCCCAGGCGGACACGGGTGAAGTCGAGCAGGTCGTTGA
This window encodes:
- a CDS encoding response regulator, whose product is MKILLVVDDEVGITDALTDLLSEEGYLVLVARNGKDGLKRIAEKRPDLVLLDYMMPVMDGREMLLALRADPAYQDLPVLLMSAMPRSSIPPDCKPSAFLRKPFELDQLLMEVGRLLAG
- a CDS encoding ATPase domain-containing protein, yielding MREPMTERPQDRVPTGIPGLDLVLHGGFLRRGVYMFQGRPGAGKTILANQMCFHHAAQGGRVLYTTLLAETHERLLFNLEPLSFYDASRIPEQISYLSAFSTLEGGGLKGLVEVLRREVRARKATLLVVDGLVTVEESAETKKDFKKFIHELQIHASFAGCTILLLTSASSEPVGPEHTMVDGVLELTDNRLGRRAERELEVKKFRGSSYLRGGHAFQITRDGIVVLPRIEALLQEPSREDPCKTERVSTGIAQLDRMLKGGLPCASSSVLFGPTGAGKTTFGLQFLDESSKSEPGLLFGFYETPPRIFLKARALGLDLAKKQAQGVFDMLWYPPTERILDGLGNKLLAAVHERGVKRLFIDGVDGFMQSAAHPERISHFLAALTNELRVLGVTTVYTSELQDMFTSEVRLPISGVSSLVENILFLRFVELRSQLYRMLSIVKVRDSDYDSSLREFRITSQGIELADTFHSAQSILTGNAKVEDPPRSKRKGLLKKRSR